A window of the Lolium perenne isolate Kyuss_39 chromosome 7, Kyuss_2.0, whole genome shotgun sequence genome harbors these coding sequences:
- the LOC127314331 gene encoding uncharacterized protein, with translation MLGIHDGVQPTVTYLEKELGPEQPADDLYLRKFVIYMISSIFAPTTGIKVSPKCYPSVMNASSVSNLNWAKFIIEILIQTANAKGKKNWFKACMSYLMILYVDSLETNALDVPEDGTRCCVWSNSMISLVAGLDTNNDGSFGRLPLKPCFRTNLSLFSTEPTDVDMFIKRHLPDNHTDEDLAKYRPAVINMCTIFEDGLAKFINSLGKADVKGITNNEGKEEVRVLRNIQMDKPKRRSRTKVSEHAAAAQTTENSCHERGDLQRDDHVPQNQEASPNAIAEKTKKRKYVAGLGGQRAAKKPVPVSNVEPLQRSDQGDDHGDEGVRETMELPHVASNVSVTVDATANALNQLQFYGTPSQTSNETIEKDQPAQHTLSMVHVQSKDELQKGCTSSTDTGRTSSRKKRKSVTFDIEEKDIQKQHPPELKNTEATTSSPSGRRPVTRSMSPKKTPVSNQGDPRATDVASTRIAATTPRRLTRFSTAEARLEHSNANLPTKLPGTRDVLNRGESGDAENSINRNLEQDFCSSGGVTETDVQKKQRELFEFHPSFDLGFDTQTSQEAEDIIQS, from the exons ATGCTTGGTATACATGATGGTGTGCAACCCACTGTTACATATTTGGAGAAGGAGCTAGGACCGGAGCAACCTGCAGATGATTTGTATCTTAGGAAGTTTGTCATTTATATGATTAGTTCAATCTTTGCTCCAACCACTGGCATAAAGGTTAGCCCGAAGTGTTACCCTTCTGTCATGAATGCAAGTTCAGTCAGTAATCTGAATTGGGCCAAGTTCATCATAGAAATACTTATACAAACTGCAAACGCTAAAGGCAAGAAGAATTGGTTTAAGGCATGTATGTCGTATCTCATG ATACTTTACGTTGACTCCTTGGAAACGAACGCACTGGATGTTCCAGAAGATGGTACTCGATGCTGTGTCTGGTCAAATAGTATGATCAGTTTGGTAGCTGGTTTGGACACTAACAATGATGGATCATTCGGACGGTTACCG CTGAAGCCTTGTTTTAGGACCAACCTATCTCTATTCAGCACAGAACCTACAGATGTTGACATGTTCATAAAAAGACATCTTCCAGACAATCACACAGATGag GATTTGGCCAAGTACAGGCCTGCTGTCATTAACATGTGTACAATTTTCGAAGATGGGTTGGCTAAATTCATCAACTCCTTAGGAAAGGCAGATGTTAAAGGAATCACAAACAACGAGGGCAAAGAAGAAGTTCGTGTTTTGAGGAACATCCAGATGGATAAACCAAAAAGGAGGAGCCGTACAAAAGTGTCTGAACATGCTGCAGCGGCACAAACCACTGAAAATTCCTGCCATGAGCGAGGAGACCTGCAAAGGGATGATCATGTACCGCAAAACCAGGAGGCATCCCCTAATGCCATTGCAGAAAAAACCAAGAAGAGGAAGTATGTTGCTGGTTTGGGAGGACAAAGAGCTGCCAAAAAACCGGTTCCTGTTAGTAATGTGGAGCCACTACAGAGGTCTGATCAAGGTgatgatcatggcgatgaaggagTACGCGAGACGATGGAGTTACCGCATGTTGCTTCTAATGTATCTGTCACAGTTGATGCCACCGCAAATGCTCTGAATCAACTGCAGTTCTATGGAACCCCATCACAAACAAGCAACGAAACAATTGAGAAGGATCAACCAGCGCAACATACACTATCCATGGTGCATGTACAGTCAAAGGATGAATTGCAAAAAGGATGCACCAGCAGCACTGATACAGGAAGAACATCAAGTCGGAAAAAAAGGAAGTCAGTTACATTTGATATTGAGGAAAAAGACATCCAGAAGCAACATCCTCCTGAACTAAAAAATACAGAAGCAACTACATCTAGTCCATCTGGCAGGAGGCCTGTCACTAGGTCTATGTCTCCTAAGAAGACACCTGTAAGTAATCAAGGAGATCCGCGGGCAACAGATGTTGCGTCAACAAGGATTGCTGCAACTACTCCAAGAAGGCTAACCAGATTTTCTACAGCTGAAGCAAGGTTGGAGCATAGCAATGCAAATTTACCAACAAAATTGCCAGGAACCAGGGATGTGCTTAATCGAGGTGAGTCTGGAGATGCGGAAAACAGCATTAATAGGAACTTGGAACAAGATTTCTGTAGTTCTGGTGGTGTAACTGAGACTGATGTTCAGAAGAAGCAACGAGAGCTTTTCGAGTTCCACCCATCATTTGATCTTGGCTTCGACACACAAACAAGTCAAGAAGCTGAAGATATCATCCAGTCATAG